From Rhododendron vialii isolate Sample 1 chromosome 10a, ASM3025357v1, the proteins below share one genomic window:
- the LOC131303571 gene encoding uncharacterized protein LOC131303571: MESAQNNLYIELLDIENLLFEDPISNRCIDAYALLLMRQHIETQPTFDLNTQPPKSYIFISFFMDIIENKKQDQLRRTLHNLMRQAASARFLLFPILTSFHWTLLMLDKDDGKWKLYNPLLLKYGKDNKYCIKTKKLRVTVSAYINANKKQAAKMLMSDMVEVEKDSPQQASGSVDCGIVVMSIMRKYIENESPTSAITKQDCR, translated from the exons ATGGAATCAGCACAGAACAACCTCTATATTGAACTTCTTGACATAGAAAACCTCTTGTTTGAGGATCCAATATCAAATCGG TGTATAGATGCATACGCGTTGCTCCTCATGCGCCAACACATTGAAACACAACCGACATTTGATTTGAATACTCAACCACCAAAGTCATACATCTTCATTAGCTTCTTCATG GACATAATTGAGAACAAAAAGCAAGACCAACTGAGGAGAACACTTCACAATCTAATGCGACAAGCTGCATCTGCAAGATTCTTGCTCTTTCCAATACTAACTTCTTTCCACTGGACGTTGCTCATGCTTGACAAAGACGATGGAAAGTGGAAGTTGTATAACCCTCTGTTGCTCAAATATGGAAAAGACAATAAATACTGCATTAAAACAAAGAAATTG AGAGTAACCGTTTCAGCATACATTAATGCGAACAAAAAACAAGCGGCCAAAATGCTCATGAGTGATATGGTGGAGGTAGAGAAGGACTCACCACAACAAGCATCTGGAAG TGTTGACTGTGGCATTGTTGTAATGTCAATTATGAGGAAATACATAGAGAATGAAAGTCCAACCAGTGCAATAACAAAACAGGATTGTAGGTAG